Proteins found in one Eretmochelys imbricata isolate rEreImb1 chromosome 9, rEreImb1.hap1, whole genome shotgun sequence genomic segment:
- the ZC4H2 gene encoding zinc finger C4H2 domain-containing protein isoform X1, whose translation MADEQEIMCKLESIKEIRNKTLQMEKIKARLKAEFEALESEERHLKEYKQEMDLLLQEKMAHVEELRLIHADINVMENTIKQSENDLNKLLESTRRLHEEYKPLKEHVDALRMTLGLQRLPDLCEEEEKLSLDYFEKQKAEWQTEPQEPPIPESLAAAAAAAQQLQVARKQDTRQTATFRQQPPPMKACLSCHQQIHRNAPICPLCKAKSRSRNPKKPKRKQDE comes from the exons ATGGCTGATGAGCAAGAAATCATGTGCAAACTGGAGAGCATCAAAGAGATCAG GAATAAGACTTTGCAGATGGAAAAGATTAAGGCACGCCTGAAGGCAGAGTTTGAAGCCCTGGAATCGGAGGAGAGGCACCTGAAGGAATACAAGCAGGAGATGGATCTTCTGCTGCAGGAAAAGATGGCCCACGTGGAGGAGCTGCGGCTGATCCATGCTGACATAAATGTG ATGGAGAACACCATCAAGCAGTCTGAGAATGACCTCAATAAGCTCTTGGAGTCCACTCGACGCCTGCATGAAGAGTACAAGCCCTTGAAGGAGCACGTAGATGCCCTGCGGATGACTCTGGGCTTGCAGAGGCTGCCAGATCTGtgtgaggaggaagagaaactcTCTCTTGA TTACTTTGAAAAGCAAAAAGCTGAATGGCAGACAGAACCACAAGAACCGCCTATTCCAGAATCTctggctgcagctgcagctgctgcccaaCAGCTACAAGTGGCTAGGAAACAGGACACCAGACAGACAGCAACTTTCAGACAACAGCCACCTCCAATGAAG GCCTGTTTATCATGTCACCAGCAAATTCATCGGAACGCACCAATATGTCCACTCTGCAAAGCAAAAAGCCGGTCTCGGAAtcccaaaaaacccaagaggaaACAGGATGAGTGA
- the ZC4H2 gene encoding zinc finger C4H2 domain-containing protein isoform X2 encodes MADEQEIMCKLESIKEIRNKTLQMEKIKARLKAEFEALESEERHLKEYKQEMDLLLQEKMAHVEELRLIHADINVMENTIKQSENDLNKLLESTRRLHEEYKPLKEHVDALRMTLGLQRLPDLCEEEEKLSLEPVYHVTSKFIGTHQYVHSAKQKAGLGIPKNPRGNRMSETQKIHGENM; translated from the exons ATGGCTGATGAGCAAGAAATCATGTGCAAACTGGAGAGCATCAAAGAGATCAG GAATAAGACTTTGCAGATGGAAAAGATTAAGGCACGCCTGAAGGCAGAGTTTGAAGCCCTGGAATCGGAGGAGAGGCACCTGAAGGAATACAAGCAGGAGATGGATCTTCTGCTGCAGGAAAAGATGGCCCACGTGGAGGAGCTGCGGCTGATCCATGCTGACATAAATGTG ATGGAGAACACCATCAAGCAGTCTGAGAATGACCTCAATAAGCTCTTGGAGTCCACTCGACGCCTGCATGAAGAGTACAAGCCCTTGAAGGAGCACGTAGATGCCCTGCGGATGACTCTGGGCTTGCAGAGGCTGCCAGATCTGtgtgaggaggaagagaaactcTCTCTTGA GCCTGTTTATCATGTCACCAGCAAATTCATCGGAACGCACCAATATGTCCACTCTGCAAAGCAAAAAGCCGGTCTCGGAAtcccaaaaaacccaagaggaaACAGGATGAGTGAAACACAGAAAATCCATGGAGAAAACATGTGA